A region of the Mytilus edulis chromosome 11, xbMytEdul2.2, whole genome shotgun sequence genome:
tataattagtgaaacagatatttcaaatttactgCACAACATTAgagaaatataaaaatcatttaaaaagggTTAAACTCAATAGATCGACATACATCACAAAAACTACcgaataaagacaacagtagtataccgctgttcgaaagtcaaaatCGATCGAGAGAAAACGAATCCAGATAACAAGCTAAAACTGTAAGAGGAAAAGAACGaaataacagaaacactaaatttcaacaaaaaacaaaagacaatgttacactgacttggtacatgacattttaagaaatatggtgggtttaacctgttttttgtacatgtatggaTTTTGTGCCATTAGTTCATACCCCTCATCGATAAATTAATACGCTTTTGGATGGTATGGCATAAAACCAAATCAACCTGGGTGCCcgattttgttttactttattgctAATACTATAAATATGAAATTAGGCCTATTATGTATTTGTTAAAAGTGTAGTTATAGGTTATTACACAAAGATGCGTATATTGGTAATATACCCTCGTCTTTTGATATAGCACTGAAGtcaaaacaaaatacagatcGCTTATTATTTTTGTACTTTCTACACATACTCAAATTGACACAGTAAGATGTATGAAAAAATGGGATTTGACAAAAGGTTTGTAAaagtctttttgtttattttatttaccccAAATATGAATGTATAAAGGAGGTATTATTCTTTttgtatggaacgccggaactgtgtAATAGTGTAAACATTTAATGTGTTCTCTCGCTTTGTCTTAACGTTCTGtcgtttcttctttatgttatgtgcaaatgtctGTGTTTCATTACACGGCATCTTTGTATTGtgtcaaattagttatttgtttggtcaaacattTGTATGATATGTCGTTGCTTAAGTTTGTTGTGTACAATAGGCATTACATCATGCtttaactactatatattctgtgaatacttcaaaactttatgatcaaccaccttttcattctttcatattttatttatgttgtgtctattcttcttttactAAAGTCAATTTAAAATTGCGTGCTGTCTCAAATGTGATTGATATGCCGAATTttctaaaggttttgttttggtacacctttgttctatgtaaatctcatgatattatagtcttttggcgttatgttgtgtttatacaaatgtatctgCAGTGCAAAACACAATACATCATGGTATAAGTCATATGCGTTTTGGcgaacaattgatactctctgtgagcattcattacgtcatgtgcaaatgccttttacatcaTTAGTATGTGCAAacttatacgttttgtgcaaacctcgtttaccttatgtgcaaacctcgtttaccttatgtgcaaacatcgttctcCCTaagtgcaaacatcgtttaccctatgtgcaaacatagTTTACATAATAAACACCTAttgcgttatgtgcaaatacatATTTAGTAATGTAGAacaactacatcattatgtgccagcactattacgttatgtgcaaataccgcttacattatgtgcaaagaccgcttatattatgtgcaaacacctattacgctatgtgcaaatgcctattataTTATGttcaaacatctattacgttatgtgcaaacacctattacgttatgtccaaacaccAACTACGTTATGttcaaacacctattacgttctggtttacgtttttttgacacagattaaaacaaaacgcatcagtgatatacactttgaaaattaagaaaattataagtttaagctttctaaaaagctctgAACTACTTCGCTGTATTCTTTTTCAATGTAATATGCTTGCATCGggttgtatttttatatattgattgatataaaaatgatatataaatgtttttttttttaatcaatgctTACATGTATCAATGCTGGATTGTTCTGGCGAGTCAATGTCGGTCATTTGTCAGTTGTTCATTGttgtgttttcatttaatttcgccatgtgattagggacttttcaatttgattttcctctgagttcagtattgttctgattttacttttttttgtctttttccttaTACCATTGTGGGTTTGCAATAAACTAATAATACTATGGACATCTATACATAGCATTTTTGCAAACTGCATTAGGGTTAGAGTTTTTGAATGAAGAGTCTCATGAGGTTAGGTAGTTATGGATTGAATGcacgagtttttttttaaatttcatatgaaGATCTATCCAATTTGGTCATATTATCTAATCGTTTGCATTTGGTAAGCAaatgaatgtttttcattttataatttaacaGTGTTTTCTTATTAACATATTTTATGATACATTGAGTTTAAGGATTAGGGTTAAACTTGTGCATCGTTTCGTTTAAAGGCTAAAATTTGTTAATGCTATTCAAAAGAATGATTTAGTTagttataaaaaaagtttattccaccattttctacataaaaaaatgcctgtaacaagtcaggactgttgttatccattcttttaatgtgtttgaacttttgattttgccatttgattattttgtttactagggactttccgatttgatttgtcctcggagttcagtatttcgtGATTGTACTTTTTCAATACTGTATTATCACTTCTTCATTGATGTATAAAAGGTCAGAAATGTCAATAAggccctttaaaaaaaaaaaacacttctgtTTAAGTACAGTGTTTCAATTTTGTTTACAGTGTagtcaaattggtaatttaataAGGAACCTACTTCTCTCGTAATGTTGACATTTTCTGTCAGCATCAATCGCTATTGATATCGGACCTACTGTTGCAACGACAGATTTCAAAGTCTGTTCATCACCTTGTGGGATTTTGGTATAACCTGTGTCTGTAGTGCCGACATCGGACTCTTGAAATGTTCCGAATTAAGAGTCTCACGAGGTTATGAAGTTATGGATTGAATGCAcgagtttttaatttttgtaattcaatattaaatatttatcagTGTCTTTTATCTTTGAGATGGAATCAACAGTAATACAAGGACCGTGCCTTTGGTTTTTGTTTTCCATGTTCATTTATGGACTTTGTGTCATACCTTGATACCACCATGTTATATAATGTGTTTCAGTTGGGTATGAAATAAAGAATGAATACTGGAATTGATATGCTTTATTGGCCATATTAGAcatattaaaagtataaaaaactGAAGACCAATCACAATATACAGTGAatgtttgaatataaaaaaaatgatattcatgcATACTGCATTGGTTTTTTCAAGTGGCAGGTCTAGTTCAGGGACAGAACAGTTGTTTTCCCTGCGTTTCATTTTTAGTGTTTACCGCCTTGTCCAAATCTCACGATCAAATAGTGAAATATACGCAAACAATGATGTATTGAACAGATTCATAGTACAATGTAATcaatatacaaataataaaaagaacGCATACATAAATTGTATTCAAAAATATTGTCACATGTACTTTGACAAATGCAGTGAAAGTTAATACTATAAATGTTTTCCACTTGATGAATTAATCCACACAAAAAAGTCATTACACATGTTTAATCGATGTTCCGTTCGAAACAACAGATAAGGGTATTGTCGTGATACAAGGAACACACACTAACCAATgttaattatcatttaaaaaaataaataaaaaaatagcaaagGCATGTCAACAATGGCCTGCTAAAATTTCactataaataataaacaaaagacataaagtgatcggcaaaaaaaatataatctttgTCCGTCAAGTCATTGGTCAACATGCAATATCATCAAACAAAAATCCACGGACGCATGTATCTTTTTCTCGTGAGATGTAACATGTATCACACACGGTTTTACGTGTCCATATGAAGTATCAATCCGGTCCTCAAGATATGCTATCAAACTAGGGCATATATTACAATGTTTATGGCGTCATGAATTCACGGGAAGCTATCAAACGAGAGGGTACATGGCGTAACTAGCTATGCCGCATTGGTTGTTTTTGTTCCTGGACATTTTGATATACCCATCCAATCCCCAGCTTTCACTCCAACTGAAAACAATTTAATCAACGTATATGTTTTTGCCATAGGATATCTTTGCATAATATGGACATATATCTTATATTTGATAAATCTATAGTACTGCTACCAATTTGTTAATCTATAACATCTATTTCTTAGTTAaatcaatcttttatttttttcaagtttaaaatttttgttaaTAACGTTCATTCAAAACtaattaaacaaattttaagttttgtcTTACTAAAAATTCGTCGTACCTGTTCTTTACCAACCAATAGTCTTGTCCATTCTGTACACCATATCCAACAATCAAAACTGCATGGTCAGTAAAAGAGGCATTGCAGGCTGGTTCGTCAAAAACTCCTGTAATACATATTATAAGACCGCACAatttacaatgaatttttaaaagtaaCCAGTTGACAATATGGAGTAATGTTGAATGAGACAGAATTCCTCCAAAAAGAggtaaaatacaatataaaaaatttaacataacTGTTTGTAAAATACGCCTACAGctcttaaggttcatcataaggaattgaaaaatatggccgtgtttacacctccaaaattactatgagtacagacaaactggtacatccaggaaagttttaaggcatggcaggaactagatatataaaagttatatgaagtctacgtttcagaaaattaaaaacttacctggattttgatgttcatttttttccagtctgcagaagatagcaaaataaacaaacacccgagtttcatttgatacagtCCACTCatatacacagtttaaacctgttaaatcacctattgtttacaggtgtctattgtccatctattgtcaatttaaatcaatactactcacaacattgattatatgaggggagcttctcaatcgttttcactacttagttaatttttgcaccttctgcaggaacgaaaaaaaatgaatagcaaaatctagaaaagtttataattttctgaaacataaaatgcatttaaaatttatatatctagttcctgccatcccttaaaactgttgcaggtgtataggttagtctgtactcagagtaaaatttggggtgtaaatacggccattttagccaaaaggttatgatgaaccttaatcgTACACAGTctaagtcaattaagattgaagtcgagtgcacccgcatgaGCGGGGTtctaactcacaacctcagtgttgactggctagtgattacagtaatTATAACTAATTAGACCATTCTAGGCAATATAAGAATCTTACAAGGAAATGCGTTTCCCATATGTAATGGAATTTTAAACATTGTACCAAGGTAAATAAGTGCACAACTGGTCTAATATctacatttgtttttatcaaaaacattgagGGGGAGAGGGGGAGAGGGGGGAGAGGGGTGGAgagggggatttttttttattattgaaaaaatcgtgcatgtctttttttcattaataaactTCAAAATCAATATTGGAACTTAAAATTTTGAACTACAACATGATCTGTTTAAATTTGGATGgcaaatacatttaatttatgtaaaatttgtCTCCGATGTAGTCAGAAGAAAATGATACAAATTCATAATAATCAAAgtacaaacattaacaatttacAGACATGGCAAATGCTTTATGACCAAATTGAAGTGCATGGTTTTGTCATCATTTCTGTAAAAAAGAACACACCTGTGTTTTACATCACGATGTTTTCAAACTGTCCAATTTGGTCAGATTATTTAAATCATTTGCATTTGCTatgcaaatgtatttttttcaatttataatttatcagtgttttttttattatcatattttatGATACATGGAGTTTAATCTTGTGTATTGTTTCGTTTACAGGCTAAAATAATAATGCTATTCAAAAGAATGATTTATATAAATGTAGATATAAAAACAAGTTTattccacaattttctacattagaaaatgcctgttccaagtcagaactgttgttatccattcctttcatgtgtttaaacttttgattttgccatttactaGGAaatttccgatttgatttttcctcggagttcagtatttttgtgattttacttttcaatactgtattatCACTGATTGATGTTTAAAAGGTCAGAACATGTCAATAAGGCccttgtaaaaaaaaccatgccaCTTCTGTTTAAGTACAGTTTTTGCAATTCTGTTTACTGCATAGTCGAATTTGTATTTTAGTAATGAACCTACCTCTCTCGTATTGTTGAAATTTTCTGTCAGCATCAATCGCTATTGATATCGGACCTACTGTTGCAACGGCATATTTCAAAGCCTGTTCATCACCTTGTGGGATTTTGGTATAACCTGTGTCTGTAGCTCCAACATCGGACTCTTGAAATCTACAGGTCCCATTCTAACAATTATACGAGGAAATGATGACATTCTTTCAAGGCTTGATAATTATCataatgtactgttttttttcattatatattcaTAAATTGTGTATACTGCTAGATTCGTACACGAGTTTTCGCATACTGGAAATATACTCTTATTCGTTTGAAAAGAAACCAACTCAGATCTATGTTCAGTTTTATTCCTTATTTATATACACTTGATATTGGTGAAGAACTCTTTCCACATCAATaattgttatttataaaaataaattaggaCTTACAAAAAAGTTGAAGTACAGTTAATATAGACGTCTTGCTCTCTGGTACCAAGTTGATGTTGTTTATTTTGCTACTCGCATTtgataaaatgagaaaaaaaaagcgTTGGTACAGTCGCTTATTCTATTGCTTGTGTttaattaaagaattaaatttCATGTTTGCTTACAAGTTGTCTgatcaaactttttaaaagacatttattaAAAAGTATGAACAGTGTTATATTTGGACTTTATAAGTTCCTCTTTTATTCTAATAGATCTGCACAACGATTTCGATTCATTTACATACTTAGCTTTCATTGATAATATATGAATGCACATGCAATTTAGAAAGAGTTTTTTACACTAATATAATTACCCTGGCTTCGTATGGGTAAGATGTTTCTGTATCTATTCCACCATTGTCTTGAATATACTGGAATGCACTGTACATCCAGCCTCCAGCACACCCATCGTTCCCTTTAAATAACAATAAACTTTTATAAAACACATTGTTACATTGTACCCATAGTCTTCTATTTGTATATCGAATTGAGGTAGGTTCAAGTTGGTTTAAATTCGGGTCTTAGATTGtaacaattgttttgttatttcgtcAAAATACAGCACAATTTAACACATACATATTCAGACATAATTGTGTTTCTTTGGCACCTTGTACAAAGGAAATAATGACTCCTGAATTTTACATTATTTGTGTTATACGTAAGATTAAGTCTATTCCCTCCACCCACCtaatatttaacatttgtttCAGAATTTAGTATCATATTTTGCATGTGCGCAACATAATGTCCTGCCTAGGTGTTCAATATAAGTATGAGATAAATTCACCAACATGTGCTGACTTCGGAGCATATACTGGACTTGTCTGAAGatatttgtttacaattgttTACCTAGCATTGATGTGTTCGTCCTGTTAGGACAGTGCTTAATCAAAGTTGCGAAGAGCAGCGGCCGAAAGTATAAATACGACAAACGTAGCATCGTTATCTGTGGTCTGTTTTTCAACTTGACGATAAACTATTTATTTTACGttaattttaatttatgatatatGCGCGATACTGATGCAACAGCTTTATGTTCTCTTTATTTcagtgtttgattttttttatagaaggaGGTGCTTATCATGTATTTTTTATCTGGTCGATATCTGAAAACATTGACTTTACATCGAACTACATATAAGCCTGATATTTACCATACTTAAAAGTGCAATCTACAAGGTTCTGTTCTGATAAGGAAACAAGATTTCCAGTTTTCCTGAAATGCTGCCCTTCAAGAGCACCAGTCGAAGAAAATGACCAGCAAGATCCACATTGTCCCTGAATGAAGAAAATGttgttccaaaatattttttattcttttaacgAACATTTTGATTGCACATTCAGACTATATCTACCTGTAATATTTTAATACCTAAGCTCACACAGAGATGCATCTTATTATAATGTATCAAGTAAACGTAGTTCAATGCGACAAATTTATGTACTTGATTGTGCTGATAACTTTATAGCTTCAACTATTCTTTCTGTTAGCATAATCCAAACACCTCTAGCTTCGACATGTTAAGAATCTAAGGTAAAACTTGCCGTTAATCCAGAATTTCTAAGGATATTTTTCTTAAGTTGGAATTTTAATTGGCAAACAGATATTGCTTATGCTTAAGTATTTATCTCTAATAAAATATGAAACGTCAAATCAAACGTTTGCTCTCTTCaaataagaatatattttttttaaattgatgacaGTTTGGGAAAAAAACGATGAACTTATAAACAAGTCTGAGAAAGGATAAGAATACCGACCTGATTTTTGACAGGAGTCACATAACCTTGCTGTCGCCAGTCAACCTCATCTGGAACTTGTACATTATTTGGAGGGAGAAATGTAGAACCCCCTATTACGACATCATTTGACCTTTTGTATCCTTTCATTTTCTGAGTCACTTCTTTCTCTGACTGAAATTCAAGAATACAAATTGACCTTATTGTTAAAATAACAAAGATGACTAGACCTAAATCGACAGTCGTGTTTTCATCAATtccaaatattgatatatataattaattaacagtcgtgtttttatcaattccaaatattgatatatataattaattaacagtcgtgtttttatcaattc
Encoded here:
- the LOC139496297 gene encoding digestive cysteine proteinase 1-like isoform X1 translates to MFQIYVILSTLLFGNVASLSLKFTSNSMDNEWELYKKSYNKVYKDDNEELQRRVIWEDNVHFIEHHNIAADRGEHTYWLGINHFADMSEKEVTQKMKGYKRSNDVVIGGSTFLPPNNVQVPDEVDWRQQGYVTPVKNQGQCGSCWSFSSTGALEGQHFRKTGNLVSLSEQNLVDCTFKYGNDGCAGGWMYSAFQYIQDNGGIDTETSYPYEARNGTCRFQESDVGATDTGYTKIPQGDEQALKYAVATVGPISIAIDADRKFQQYERGVFDEPACNASFTDHAVLIVGYGVQNGQDYWLVKNSWSESWGLDGYIKMSRNKNNQCGIASYAMYPLV
- the LOC139496297 gene encoding cathepsin L-like peptidase isoform X2 produces the protein MQIYVILSTLLFGNVASLSLKFTSNSMDNEWELYKKSYNKVYKDDNEELQRRVIWEDNVHFIEHHNIAADRGEHTYWLGINHFADMSEKEVTQKMKGYKRSNDVVIGGSTFLPPNNVQVPDEVDWRQQGYVTPVKNQGQCGSCWSFSSTGALEGQHFRKTGNLVSLSEQNLVDCTFKYGNDGCAGGWMYSAFQYIQDNGGIDTETSYPYEARNGTCRFQESDVGATDTGYTKIPQGDEQALKYAVATVGPISIAIDADRKFQQYERGVFDEPACNASFTDHAVLIVGYGVQNGQDYWLVKNSWSESWGLDGYIKMSRNKNNQCGIASYAMYPLV